A single window of Intrasporangium calvum DSM 43043 DNA harbors:
- a CDS encoding SDR family oxidoreductase encodes MVRSDDKGGFPPQQQDPPGLTQRMEPVPDHGEETYVGHGRLEGLKALITGGDSGIGRAVAIAFAREGADVAINYLADEQADAEDTASWVRKADRTAVLVPGDLTERQTCDRVVAEAVEGLGGLDILVNNAGFHWDKGPRDGLEGLTDENIERVMRTNLHAVLWLCRAALPHLGEGSSIINTTSIQAYDPSPALLDYAATKAALNNLTVNLAQSLGPKGIRVNAVAPGPIWTPLQPATRDTEKIETFGSDTPLGRAGQPGEVAPAFVFLASPSDASYVSGTVVGVTGGGAVF; translated from the coding sequence ATGGTCCGCAGCGACGACAAGGGCGGCTTCCCGCCGCAGCAGCAGGACCCGCCCGGACTCACCCAGCGGATGGAGCCGGTTCCCGACCACGGCGAGGAGACCTACGTCGGCCACGGCCGGCTGGAGGGGCTCAAGGCGCTGATCACGGGCGGCGACTCCGGAATCGGCCGCGCGGTCGCCATCGCCTTCGCCCGGGAGGGCGCCGACGTGGCGATCAACTACCTCGCGGACGAGCAGGCCGACGCGGAGGACACCGCATCGTGGGTCCGCAAGGCTGACCGCACGGCCGTCCTCGTGCCCGGTGACCTCACGGAGCGCCAGACCTGCGACCGTGTCGTCGCCGAGGCGGTCGAGGGTCTCGGCGGGCTCGACATCCTCGTCAACAACGCGGGGTTCCACTGGGACAAGGGGCCCCGTGACGGGCTCGAGGGACTGACCGACGAGAACATCGAGCGCGTCATGCGGACCAACCTCCACGCGGTGCTGTGGCTGTGCCGGGCGGCGCTCCCACACCTCGGGGAGGGCTCGTCGATCATCAACACGACGTCGATCCAGGCCTACGACCCGTCGCCGGCGCTGCTCGACTACGCGGCGACCAAGGCGGCCCTCAACAACCTCACCGTCAACCTCGCGCAGTCGTTGGGCCCGAAGGGCATCCGCGTCAACGCGGTGGCGCCCGGGCCGATCTGGACCCCGCTGCAGCCGGCCACCCGGGACACGGAGAAGATCGAGACGTTCGGCTCCGACACCCCGCTGGGGCGCGCCGGCCAACCGGGCGAGGTGGCCCCGGCCTTCGTGTTCCTCGCCTCCCCGTCCGACGCCAGCTACGTCTCGGGCACCGTCGTCGGCGTCACGGGCGGGGGAGCGGTGTTCTGA
- a CDS encoding carboxylate-amine ligase — MVRTVGVEEEMLLVDVRNGRPKSVSGQLVLRAAMQQQAVAGLGVHGALEGEFQQQMIETHTAPVESLEDLEREVRHWRTEANSAARQVGSSVAALATSPLPVTPIPVESTRYAWMHDRYQIVAKQHLTCGLHVHVAIGSDEEGVGVLDRIRVWLPVLLALSGNSPFWNGEATGFASWRSQSFGRWPSNGPTEIFGSAAAYHRMVRDMTMSSVILDEGMVYFDARLSQHYPTVEIRVADVCLRASDAVLLAALCRGLVETAARDWARSVPVPDVPTTMVRLATWQAAREGTEGRLLDPFTSRPRLAWDVVDRLVEYVAPALSEAGDVELVKEGLERIRTRGNGAQLQTRTMERTGQLIDVVAHAVRVTAGQEEDD; from the coding sequence ATGGTCAGAACGGTCGGTGTCGAGGAGGAGATGCTCCTCGTCGACGTGCGCAACGGTCGGCCCAAGTCGGTGTCCGGACAGCTCGTCCTGCGTGCCGCCATGCAGCAGCAGGCCGTCGCCGGCCTCGGGGTCCATGGCGCCCTCGAGGGCGAGTTCCAGCAGCAGATGATCGAGACGCACACCGCCCCCGTCGAGTCCCTCGAGGACCTCGAGCGCGAAGTCCGGCACTGGCGGACCGAGGCGAACTCCGCTGCCCGGCAGGTCGGTTCGAGCGTCGCAGCGCTCGCGACCTCACCGCTGCCGGTGACTCCGATCCCGGTCGAGTCGACCCGCTACGCGTGGATGCACGATCGCTACCAGATCGTCGCCAAGCAGCATCTCACCTGCGGGCTGCACGTCCATGTCGCCATCGGGTCCGACGAGGAGGGCGTCGGTGTCCTCGACCGGATCCGCGTGTGGCTGCCCGTGCTCCTCGCGCTCAGCGGGAACTCGCCGTTCTGGAACGGCGAGGCGACCGGGTTCGCGAGCTGGCGCTCGCAGTCGTTCGGCCGGTGGCCCTCGAACGGTCCCACCGAGATCTTCGGCTCCGCCGCGGCCTACCACCGGATGGTGCGCGACATGACGATGTCCTCGGTCATCCTCGACGAGGGCATGGTCTACTTCGACGCCCGCCTGAGCCAGCACTACCCGACCGTCGAGATCCGGGTGGCCGACGTGTGCCTCCGGGCCAGTGACGCCGTCCTCCTCGCGGCGCTCTGCCGGGGCCTCGTCGAGACGGCGGCGCGCGACTGGGCCCGTTCGGTCCCGGTCCCCGACGTGCCCACGACGATGGTGCGCCTCGCCACCTGGCAGGCCGCGCGGGAGGGGACCGAGGGACGTCTGCTCGACCCGTTCACCTCCCGGCCGCGGCTCGCGTGGGACGTCGTCGACCGGCTGGTCGAGTACGTCGCACCCGCCCTGTCCGAGGCGGGGGACGTCGAGCTGGTCAAGGAGGGTCTCGAGCGGATCCGCACCCGTGGCAACGGTGCCCAGCTGCAGACCCGCACCATGGAGCGGACCGGCCAGCTCATCGACGTCGTCGCGCACGCGGTCCGGGTCACCGCCGGCCAGGAGGAGGACGACTGA
- a CDS encoding sigma-70 family RNA polymerase sigma factor encodes MSRMKSVSPTSTPTPISRRRGRFVERDRKAEELLLELSRTTNCAERERLTDEIVRLHLDLCDGVAARYAGRSIPTEDLVQVARLALLVAIKRYQPGPGSSFIGYALPTISGELKRHFRDHGWMVRPPRRLQELGPVLRLAREHWEQEHGTSPTTQDLAEEVGVDPEQVSECLSAEHSYHPLSLDLTFGDDESRSLAESLAEPQDELESAADRVSLGTALSSLSQKDRELLQMRFVDGMTQKEIGLALGVSQMQVSRLVRAVLDRLRTQMGVTVDDDRSATAA; translated from the coding sequence ATGTCACGCATGAAGTCCGTTTCCCCCACCAGCACGCCCACCCCGATCAGCCGCCGTCGCGGCCGATTCGTCGAGAGGGACCGGAAGGCGGAGGAGCTGCTCCTCGAGCTCTCGCGTACAACGAACTGCGCGGAGCGCGAAAGGCTCACCGACGAGATCGTCCGGCTCCACCTCGACCTCTGTGATGGCGTGGCTGCCCGCTACGCCGGGCGCAGCATCCCGACCGAGGACCTCGTCCAGGTCGCGCGGCTCGCGCTCCTCGTCGCGATCAAGCGGTACCAGCCGGGCCCCGGCTCGTCGTTCATCGGCTACGCCCTCCCGACCATCTCGGGCGAGCTGAAGCGGCACTTCCGGGACCACGGGTGGATGGTCCGCCCGCCCCGGCGGCTCCAGGAGCTCGGCCCTGTCCTCCGCCTCGCCCGCGAGCACTGGGAGCAGGAGCACGGCACCTCGCCGACCACGCAGGACCTCGCCGAGGAGGTCGGCGTCGACCCGGAGCAGGTCTCCGAGTGCCTGTCCGCGGAGCACAGCTACCACCCGCTGTCGCTCGACCTCACCTTCGGAGACGACGAGTCCCGCTCCCTTGCGGAGAGCCTCGCCGAGCCGCAGGACGAGCTCGAGTCGGCGGCGGACCGGGTCTCGCTCGGGACCGCGCTGAGCAGCCTGTCGCAGAAGGACCGTGAGCTGCTCCAGATGCGGTTCGTCGACGGGATGACGCAGAAGGAGATCGGCCTCGCGCTCGGCGTCAGCCAGATGCAGGTCTCTCGCCTCGTCCGGGCCGTCCTCGACAGGCTGCGCACCCAGATGGGCGTCACGGTCGACGACGACCGCAGCGCCACCGCCGCCTGA
- a CDS encoding helix-turn-helix domain-containing protein produces the protein MSLSTSTTSSIHHVTLTATDPTAIERICAEELGVPLRLVGCPDGPYVALAHTDAGRFSIDVLSGAGLSAELRPRDDAGPTGTDSTGSSESALFLTGERGQIRLDAAGSVEQVGPGQSVCLARAAETSRVDWTGDAPRAHCVRLDLALIRDIAAATTGVTDVVFTGSRPVSRAAELHWQETVTHVARTLSGVPGVPVTPLVVGEAARFLAAVALATFPNTTMESVRRDTDAAPQPVTDLPITAETVRDAIAFIEERAHDDLTVADVAAAAGVTARAVQLAFRRHLDTTPMAYLRRVRLARVHDELAHAEPDAGVTVTEVASKWGFSGSSRFTAYYRDAFGEVPSQTLAS, from the coding sequence ATGTCCCTATCGACCAGCACCACCAGCAGCATCCACCACGTCACCCTCACGGCGACGGACCCGACTGCGATCGAGCGGATCTGCGCGGAGGAGCTCGGCGTTCCGCTTCGCCTCGTCGGCTGCCCGGACGGGCCCTATGTGGCGCTGGCCCACACCGACGCAGGGCGGTTCTCCATCGACGTCCTGTCCGGCGCGGGCCTCTCGGCAGAGCTCCGTCCGCGCGATGACGCCGGCCCGACCGGGACCGACTCGACCGGCTCGTCCGAGTCGGCGCTCTTCCTGACCGGCGAGCGGGGCCAGATCCGCCTCGACGCGGCCGGCAGCGTCGAGCAGGTCGGCCCCGGCCAGTCCGTGTGCCTGGCCCGCGCGGCCGAGACCAGTCGAGTTGACTGGACCGGCGACGCGCCACGTGCCCACTGCGTCCGACTCGACCTGGCGCTGATCCGCGACATCGCGGCGGCCACCACCGGCGTGACCGACGTGGTCTTCACCGGGAGCCGGCCCGTGAGCCGGGCCGCCGAGCTGCACTGGCAGGAGACGGTCACCCACGTGGCCCGCACCCTGTCCGGCGTCCCCGGCGTGCCGGTCACGCCGCTCGTCGTCGGCGAGGCGGCCCGGTTCCTCGCCGCAGTCGCGCTCGCGACCTTCCCGAACACGACGATGGAGTCGGTGCGGCGCGACACCGACGCCGCCCCGCAACCCGTGACCGACCTGCCGATCACGGCCGAGACGGTGCGCGACGCGATCGCCTTCATCGAGGAGCGCGCTCACGACGACCTCACCGTCGCCGACGTCGCTGCCGCGGCGGGAGTCACGGCAAGGGCCGTCCAGCTCGCCTTCCGCCGCCACCTCGACACGACGCCGATGGCCTACCTGCGCAGGGTCCGGCTGGCGCGGGTGCACGACGAGCTCGCGCACGCCGAGCCCGACGCCGGCGTGACCGTCACCGAGGTCGCCTCGAAGTGGGGCTTCAGCGGGTCGAGCCGGTTCACGGCGTACTACCGGGACGCCTTCGGCGAGGTCCCCAGCCAGACGCTCGCCAGCTGA
- a CDS encoding DUF1905 domain-containing protein, protein MDLEFSGEIVWWRGPAPYHFVRVPDGESAQIEAVKHLVTYGWGVIPVTAVVGDTEFTTSLFPKDGAFLVPLKDGVRQAESLELGEVVSIRLILDV, encoded by the coding sequence ATGGACCTGGAGTTCAGCGGCGAGATCGTCTGGTGGCGAGGGCCCGCGCCGTACCACTTCGTCCGCGTTCCGGACGGGGAGTCGGCCCAGATCGAGGCCGTCAAGCACCTCGTCACCTACGGCTGGGGGGTCATCCCGGTGACGGCGGTCGTGGGCGACACCGAGTTCACCACGTCGCTCTTCCCCAAGGACGGAGCCTTCCTCGTCCCGCTCAAGGACGGCGTCCGTCAGGCCGAGTCCCTCGAGCTGGGCGAGGTCGTCTCGATTCGGCTCATCCTCGATGTCTGA
- a CDS encoding AI-2E family transporter — MNPPQPPAAASGPWQDRLGRAAIRSLQVLAVLTLLVIVVWVGVQLRLVVVPLLIAVLIAAAASPLVTWLNRRGLPRAPSVWVTLLAAFAVLGGLGWLVARAAQDQWGELAAGAGEGVKELERFLAESPLGLDRREIEDLWAQAAEFLAGPQGQGVITGATLVVEILAGIFLGLVLLYFLLKDGDRIWTFLRSELLPDRHSPRFDRVAAEAVSTLGGYVRGTALIALVEATLIGAAVAILGVPLALPIAIVVFIGAFIPLLGATAAGALAALIALVSNGVVAALVLVAVVIVVNQLEGDVLSPYVLGKAVSLHPLAVLLALSAGTISAGIIGAILAVPFAAVAWSAITTWRSTEEPGRGSPQPPPPATPPQ, encoded by the coding sequence ATGAACCCACCGCAGCCGCCTGCGGCAGCGAGCGGACCCTGGCAGGACCGGCTGGGACGAGCCGCCATCCGCAGCCTCCAGGTCCTCGCCGTGCTCACGCTCCTCGTCATCGTCGTGTGGGTGGGGGTCCAGCTGCGCCTCGTCGTCGTGCCCCTGCTCATCGCCGTCCTCATCGCCGCCGCGGCGAGCCCGCTCGTCACCTGGCTGAACCGCCGTGGCCTGCCGCGCGCGCCCTCGGTGTGGGTCACGCTGCTCGCCGCGTTCGCGGTCCTCGGCGGGCTGGGGTGGCTCGTTGCGCGCGCCGCCCAGGACCAGTGGGGTGAGCTCGCGGCGGGCGCCGGCGAAGGGGTCAAGGAGCTCGAGCGGTTCCTCGCGGAGTCACCGCTCGGGCTCGACCGAAGGGAGATCGAGGACCTGTGGGCGCAGGCCGCGGAGTTCCTGGCCGGGCCCCAGGGCCAGGGCGTCATCACCGGAGCCACCCTGGTCGTCGAGATCCTCGCGGGCATCTTCCTCGGGCTCGTCCTGCTCTACTTCCTCCTCAAGGACGGGGACCGCATCTGGACCTTCCTGCGCAGCGAGCTGCTGCCCGACCGGCACTCGCCACGCTTCGACCGGGTCGCCGCGGAGGCCGTGTCCACCTTGGGCGGCTACGTCCGAGGCACCGCCCTCATCGCGCTCGTCGAGGCGACGTTGATCGGCGCCGCCGTGGCGATCCTCGGCGTGCCGTTGGCCCTCCCGATCGCCATCGTCGTCTTCATCGGCGCGTTCATCCCGCTCCTCGGCGCGACGGCCGCCGGCGCGCTCGCGGCGCTCATCGCGCTGGTCAGCAACGGTGTCGTCGCTGCCCTCGTCCTCGTGGCGGTGGTCATCGTCGTCAACCAGCTGGAGGGCGACGTCCTGTCCCCCTACGTCTTGGGCAAGGCCGTGTCGCTGCACCCCCTCGCCGTGCTGCTCGCCCTCTCGGCCGGGACGATCTCCGCGGGCATCATCGGGGCCATCCTCGCCGTGCCGTTCGCGGCCGTCGCCTGGTCGGCGATCACGACCTGGCGCAGCACCGAGGAGCCCGGGCGCGGTTCCCCGCAGCCCCCACCGCCCGCAACGCCCCCACAGTGA